The stretch of DNA GACAATAAGGATTAGGAGTCAAGAAAACAAAGGGTTAATGGTATTTATCAAGAAAAATATCACAATCTGGATTTTTAGGGCTTTTTATGCCTGAAAAAAGGTAATCTATACTCAAGACATTATTTAGTGTGCCAAAGCATGAAAAAAATGTGATGTACTTGCCATAAAGACTAATATTTGTGTTTTAAActaaatgaattttttgttttatggattCAGGATTGCACATCTATCTGTAGAACTTACCTTCGCAATACTAGATATGGAGACTAAATAGAAAGTACTTCATATGTGGGTTGAGTAGAATAAGATCTTTTTTTCAAGGTCCAACAGAATATGTTGGtgttaataaaataaagatgtgGTCTATAAGcaagtttccttttttcttcacaaAATTGTATGTCTTGATATGTACTTGAACACTTTTTTGAATTAATTTGACTGTTAACCAAATTCCAGCTATTAAATAAGTCTATCTGAAACACAGATCAACAGATGAATTCCCCATCATTTGAATCATAAATAACAGCATGCTAAATGAAATCACATTTCTTGTTCTAATGGAGAGAATATTTTGGCATAACAATCACTTTCATGTACCAATATGGAAAATAATTGGAGTGGCATGTTAGTATTGAATAAATATGGAGGGTAGCGCATACCTTAAATTCCTCCAAGATTTTGTAACTTTTCCCATGATATTCACAAAAGTTTTTCACTTCTTTGCACTCAGGACAGCATCCATTGTGTTCCACTTTAGTACATTTTGGGTGAATTTTAGGGCATTCTGGTTGGTCACAAACAGGTCCATCCAGAGCACAGACACATGGACAGTTGGAATGCCCTGGGAAAAAACGTTCTCCCAATTTGTATACAAAGCCGCTGTCATCCACACACCCTTTCCCTCGATAGTCATCAAAGATCAGATTGTCATTACTCGAGGCCTGGTCACCTTCATCAGCAGGGTAGTCTTCATGATTGATGGCAGCTGGGGTGACCAAACCAGAGATTACCAACAGAAGTATGCAGGCTTCATGAATAGGAAGAGCCATCCCCCTCCTCAAAGACTTCTGCATATGGTCCTAATATTAAATATACCCAGCTGCTTCCATGGGAATACCGGAGGGGTAGgctgaaaacaaatatttaaagagaataatttgacatattaaaaataatatagtcAATTAAGGCCATGTTCTCAACCTGTTTTTTGGGatagttttaaaatcccaaataTAAGGAGTTCAAGCAAATATCTACTCTTCAGTTTGAAGTATAGAGAGTAAATCTTTGGCAATATATTAACTGAAATTGATCCcttaaggaattattttgcccaggaAATTTTAGTTCAGGTTTAGCACCTGTATTTCACATATTACTTTGACTAAGATAGATTTATTTTCTAAGCCataaagagatgaaatgatttgcctctGATTAGTTACAAGTAGTTCAAAAGAATTTCAATGCACAGTCTCTATTATTCCTAAACCTTGGTTCTTTCCACTTATGGAATTCAGATATTAAATAACTCAATGTACCACAATTGAGTTACTGGTGTGAGAAACCTAAATCAGAAAGTAATGGAGTAAATCTGATAGTTGAATGTGAGTTTTAATTATGTTGGAGTTAGTAGAAAAGGCCACTGACCATCCTTTCTTTATGCTTACAAACAAGGATTTACAGTATTCTGAGAAGAGGTGTATAGCAATAGACATGTATCTAGGTTGTAAAAAGTAATCAGCAGTGAAACTCACACCTCTATTCCAcatagaaaggggaaataaaaaagggagaTCAGGGAAAACATGTCTTAAAAAAAGACTTGGTAAAATGACTATGTATATTACCCTCTATGACTTTATCTCTTTCAGAGGCTAAGCTTCTAGAGGGCAAGGAAGATACCTCTCTGAACATTATACGCAGTATCTAGACCATGATTTGCATTTAGTAAGTTTATTATTATAAACTCAATGCAAATGAATAGATCCAGTTAATCTTCCTTGAGTAcataattttttccaaatagatttAAACATCTCAGGTTTGGGTTATTTGTACAAATGAGTATACAAATtgattttattaaagtttttgaaaactaTAATAATTCTCATCATAATAAAATGGCTTATGCAGTTAGTGATATTGACCTTTCAcacataaaataatattgataacaaTTAGTGTCTGGAGTATTGAGGATAGCTCAGACTTTAAAATGTTGATATTGAGTAACTCACAAAAAATTCACGGGGACATGGGGAAAAACCTTACCCTCCTTCAAGGAAGCAATAGGCAAGGAAGATACTTGTCACATAATTCATTTGCCAGTTTCATTGTAAGTGCAGATGGTATGAAGAATATGAAGAGTACATTTTCAGTCTCTTTGTGTCATTCATGTTTGAGTTTACTTTTCAAATCATAACCAAAAAATGATAACACTTTCAATCAGTTTAAATTGTGCaatggatatttaaaaataaaaaatgcattttcatcAAACTTTTGAATAGGAATTATAATAAATTATGCATTTTTAGTGAGGTATGCAGCTTATGGCAATAGTAAAATGGAAGGGAATTTATTTACTCTGCCTTCCTGAAGGGAGAATGCTCTCTAATATTAGAATTCTTTGTGGTTAATGATAAAGGAGGTGAATCtcctttaaaatatgtaaaaaataatgaGTCATGACAGAACAAGAAGATGAAAACCTATAATCTTACTAGAGAAGCTTTAAGAGCCTATTGACAAAGCATTTTTTCCCTAACTAATTTATACTGGGACCAACATTATACAAGCCTTTGAAAAAACCATAAACCTGTTTTACTAACTGCAGGATGAATCGACAGATCCACCACATATTTAGAAAGTTTAACTTTGAGAAAAAGGAGCTATTGTGCTTCCTGTAGCATTCCTCTAGTATCTGTAGCAACATGCATGATAAGCCATGTCAAATTCACACAGAATTCTGCTATAAACAGACCTAGACAAATCTGGTCTATTCATTTACAAGCTACAGGTAGGCAGCAATTTACCAGACTATTGTCGTTGcaaacttaaataaaaatgaggGATACAATTCACATTTAGAATAAAATCATACCTGTGCTTCTATCCATGAAATCTATTTTGTAAACCCTTATTTCTCAAGGTGGGCATTGAAAACATAACAAAGTTCTAAGGCtacctaataaaataaaacaaaaagcacaGCAGTCATCTCGGTAGCTTGGATGCTCTATGACAGTTTAAGACTCAATTTATTTAAGTGAAAGAAAGCTTTATTCACATAAAATGTTTTTGTAGAGATTCTAATAAGTAAGCAAACACTGGCACACTGAGATCACAGCCATAGCTGAACTTTGAAAAAAAGCATATCTGATAACAAATGACTGCATCTAATCCTTTGAGAAAACAAATATAACTTGTGCTAATAATGCATACTTACCTAATCAGTATGGAGGTTAATGGTGGTGGTAGGGTCACAGGCCAATATGAACTAAAAGGTTAGATGTGTTTTAGTAAAGCAGTTCCTCTTTAATTACCcgaagaatacatttttttttcagggatgaGTTATAGGCAATCCCTTTTCTCTGCCTCCCATTTCAAAACACAGTAAAGAGGCAGTCTCCCGCCCTTCCAGAGAGAAACACAGCAGACACACATAAGAATTAAGCTTTGGACCAGTGTTCAGAATTCAAAGCAAGAACCAATGCTGTCTCGTCGAAATCCAGACTCCCGTAGTAGAATCATGTTGAACTTAATTTCAGGATTTCCTCAGGTTCTTctataaaatttccccaaatgATTACGTTTCTTCCAAACACGAGATCCTTTGCACAGTGTGTGTAACGGCAGTAGAGAGAGGTGGTTTGGTTAGGCTTTCAATACCACAAACAGCAACAGTATGCAATAGCTTAAAGCCAGCTCCTCCTGAAATACCCTCCGCACCATCTCAATATGCGGCTTCAATCACCTCTTACAACAACAGAAAATGCTTACAGTGGACGTGAAGCAAAGCAACAACTTTAGCCTGATTTCTGCATCAAAGAAAAGCAGTTTTGCCCAGATTGCCGCTTTGGAGCTCAATCTGCCGGCAGCCGGGATTTCTTCAGTACCACGGACAGCGCCAACAGCTGGCTTCAGCGCGCCGCACCGCACAGGACCAATTTCCAGTGGCTCTTTTTAGCCAGTCTCCCAAGACCAAACAGAACACAGAGTTTCTCTTTTTCTAGTCGCACTTTTTTCCTATACCAGAGGTAGACGCACTGTTAAGGGGAAAGGTTTCCTACATGTGCATATTACGTATTTGCCTCGACCCCCCCCTTCTCAAGGCCCCCCGAAATCAATGTCATTATACATAATGCATTTTTGGACCGGCTGCAGAGATGTGTTCCACTCGGTAAGTTCCGGAAGTGTCTTGTATCTAGATTTAAGCCATCTGCAGTCCCTGATTATTATTAGAAGATGAGGCATCATCACTGCCAAggcatctttgaaaatgaaacctCACTGTTGGTATATGAACCACTGACTGCAGGAAGACTCCCAGTTCTGCAGGATTAAACTTCGGCTCTTCCTCCACAGCTTGGATTTGGTGAAAAGTAGGAGAGTTCTTGTGGCGCTTGTTCAGTTACATTAAAAAACCAATCTCTTGCAATTCATCTAGTCTGTCATTAGGCGTCATTGTAAAGCTATTTCTCCCCAGCCCTTAAGTAAGACAGCGTCTTCTCTAAATTCTTATTAAAACGGGGGGTTGGGGAAGGTGGGGAACGGGGGTGAGAGGAAATGACCCAGTCTCAAATAAATAAGcagaaagttttaatttttattggtgACAATATACACACTGGAGTGTATCCGTGGCATGTTATCAGGAGAACCGCAAATTTTACCTTCTAACATACTTAACTAGTCGTTTACTGGCTCGGAGCTCTAAAAGACATTCTCGGCATAAAAGTGAATGTCCTCTGCAGTGTGAGACGCTGATTTTCAGGACCACGTTCGAACAGTTCCGTCAGATCCCCCAGAAAACAGGCTCTCTCCTTCCTGAGAGAACACTACGCTGTGCGCTTCACTCTCATGGCCCAGCAGTTTGCGAATCTGACCTGATTTGAGATCTAGCAAATGGATAACCCCGCTGCCGCTTGCCTGAGCTAAAACTCGAcctgaaatagagagagagagaaagcaaagtTTCATTGGAACGGATATAGTTTGCAAGTCAGGGAACGTTACCCGTTCTGTTTCCAGGGCGATGCACCAAACTCTCCTTTTATGGTGCCAACTGCCGTGGCATGTGAAATAAGAACGACTTTATAGGGAAATAATTTGAGTCTTGTGTAATATAAATCAATAATTAGACTATTCGATTTGAGTGATTAAATAAACCTAAGGATTTTTACCTCTTGTCCGCAGCAGAGGATTTCTGGAAGCTTTATTCTCAATAGAATTATACAACCATTTTATTATAGAACAACCCAGAGCAGAACAATTTATCCACAAAATTCACAATAAGCATTGCATATAAGGAGTTTTAGAGATTTTAGGATTATGTTTAGTTAAAGAACAAGATAATACTGTTTGTGTACTTTATATTAAACATCGTCATTCCACTTTAATTTTGGTTGCTTGTAAACATTGCACCcgaatctttattttaaaactacAAGTAACATTATGATTACAATAATGGTAATATTCAtgcataaaaaaatcaataatttcctAACACAATTGTATTTTGCTCTCAAATAAACTTACAACTCATTACCCTCATTATGCAAGACAGTTACTTATGAGATAAGATATTCTTAAACTTGTTATAGTAtcttttattaaatgtattttcctGCAAGGGACCCCAAATCACCAGTGAAATTTGAATTAGTGTGATCACCAAGAAGTCAATGAAGCATTTACATCATGGATTTTGAAATTAGAAACAGTGGAACATTCTCATTTAACCTCAGATTTTGGTAAAGTAAGAAAGATAAGAGGTTTTCTACTTGGCAGTCTGATATTCACTTGGGAATCATTGCCATCATATCACTCTGATAGATTCCAATAATGTCTTCTTGTCAAAATTTGAACAGAAAATGGCTTCAGGTGATATAATGGGAAAACAAATGCAATTTGTTCTTCTTGtaaaaaaattatgcaaaatcattttgaaaacacTTAAACACATTTAATCATAGGCTGTGCCTCAAGTGGTCATGGATATCTATAAAGGAGGGACCACTGTGAAAGTATCATTAACCATGATAAATATGACCTATTTGCAAACCTTTATAAGTACTGGGCTTCTTCATCTAGAACAAAGCCTGACACAGCAAAGATTCATAGGATGGATTAGGGTGTCCAAAGCAGCAGAtgtgaatatttattataaattctcCTCCAGTAAGTCTTTGCTGACAGAAGCATTACATATGGATTTCACTTTCAGCCAGACTCTATAGGCAATTGCTGTTGTGACTTTCCTAAAAGCCAAACAAGTAACTTATTTCTTGGATTCTTATTGGCCACAGCTAGGGAAGGGGTAAGTGTAGTTTCTAgcctttcaaataaaaaaaatcataaagaggtaggggggagagaaaatttaattcaaaGCTATTATCTTCATGAAGCAAAATTCATCATGAGCTCTTGAATTATTTTACTGACTTAATTTATCAAACTTCTAGGGAATTGTAAAAGAAGTTTActcaatgaaaacaaaataggGAAGGTAGAGTGTGATTTAGAACTTCATGAAGAACTGATATCACCCACAGCTGCCCTTAGATATCTgctctaataaatattttagttattGTGTGGATGTTGATATATTTATGTTAACTTTTATTCATCTTCAGTAGATATTATGGGTATCCTCTATGTTCCTCTTTATTAACTGTTTAATACAAAATATTACAAATGTATCATTATACCCCTCCTTGTATAGTCTACATTGAAGTAATAGATGCTATACCATGATTCAAGAATACAACTGTTTCTAATAGAGGTAAGCCTGGTGAAAGTGGTGTGGGCCAGGAGATGTGGGGGAATCATTCTCTAGGTTTTGTTAAGTCCAACACTAAAGCTGAATTATATGGATGTAAACATTgaaaaactgatggaaaaagaaaaccatatgGTATTCTTCctaatgaaataatcaaatatCTAAGCATTGATATCATTTCTGGGAAATAATATATTGGTAAATACACACATGCAGATGTTTCTGCATATGTGTTTGGTGTTTCTACAATCACAATCATTCAACTCTTTGTTcattaaatatgatttaaataGAGAACTAGATATGAATCACAGACCCTGGATTCAAATATTGACTTTGTTATTCATTGCCTTTCTGATTTTGAGTGAGTTGCTCAActcccatttcttcatttctaaggtccttttcatctCTTAGAGATAGTCAATAAGAACACAATGATTTTCAGAGAATTAATTATATAAGACCATTTCTTAGCCAAGTCttaatagtttttgttttcactttcctttttttaaattttacagttttttaaatttaaggcaatggggttaagtgacttgcccaaggtcacacaactaggcaattattaagtgtttgaggttggatttgaactcaggtcctcctcattccaggtccagtactctctccactacaccacctagttgccctgttttcatttttctttaacagAAAATGCTTAtgtaaaaggaggggaaaaggggccacaaaatagacattttaaatgTTGCCCGGTTATTACCATTTATGCAAAATTTGCagtaataataattctttttgtgATGTAAATTTATCTCTTTATAAGATAGGAAATACTATCttatgaagaaggaagaggaaataaactGTTTCTTTGCTGCCTAAATTATCTTTATTAAAGTATTAAGGAAAACAAAGTATAAATAAAACAAGTATCCTAAAAAATGCAAATATCATTAAAACACACTCTTAGAAATTTTATTTGTCTAGAATTTGAATACACAACAAAACCATGTATTCAAGGCAATGATGAAAATCACccttataaattttataagtatacatatgtatagaaCTCTAGAAACATTTAAACGGGAAAATAACTAAATTAACTTATAAATCTCTATTTTAACAAGTTTGAGTCCTTTCCTAATTCCAGCCAATGAATAGATTTTGAGCTTCTACTGTGAATAATGCTTTGTTAAGCATTTAGCCAGCCTATAGATATAGTATCTTTCATAGAATGGCTGAAGTATAAATGGTCTGGTGATAGGAATATATTATCTTGTATATtggtataatagaaaataaatactgGACTTGTAATGGGAAGACTTGCTATAGGATCTTGGCCAACTCAGTCCATCTCTTTAGACCTTAGCTTCCTTATACGTAATATAAAGTTGTACTAGCTGAGATTTTTCAAAGGTCTTTTCCAGTCAGACTGTAACTAATTAGTAACGTCTGCTAGTACACAAGAACCATAAACTCAGTTATTGGGACAAGCAATCTGGAAGACACACTCATCTCTAGGGAGAACAAGAGAGAGGGAGGGTGGAGTTAGTCCTGTACTTGTGTTTAGGAGGGATTGGGTCATGACTGAAGTAAGCCATGAAACCACTTCCCATTTACCATTCCCCTCTGACAATAGTTTGGCAAAGGTGGAAAGTACCTTTAGGAACCATctagttcaaattttattttatagaagaggaaattaaaatcccatagaaagtgacttaaccaagttCACAGAGGAAtactctttcaatttttattgaagtttAGCTTATCTTATAGACTTAGAAAATGCTAGAGCTGGAAAGACCTTAGAAACCAGCTTTCCCAATCTCctattttaaagaatatgaaGTTCAGAGTTGGTGT from Macrotis lagotis isolate mMagLag1 chromosome 6, bilby.v1.9.chrom.fasta, whole genome shotgun sequence encodes:
- the VWC2L gene encoding von Willebrand factor C domain-containing protein 2-like, with the protein product MQKSLRRGMALPIHEACILLLVISGLVTPAAINHEDYPADEGDQASSNDNLIFDDYRGKGCVDDSGFVYKLGERFFPGHSNCPCVCALDGPVCDQPECPKIHPKCTKVEHNGCCPECKEVKNFCEYHGKSYKILEEFKPSPCEWCRCEPSNEVHCVVADCAVPECVNPVYEPEQCCPVCKNGPNCFAGTTIIPAGIEVKVDECNICHCHNGDWWKPAQCSKRECQGKLTV